Below is a genomic region from Rouxiella chamberiensis.
ACTGCCGCTGCTTTCGCCTGCGTGAAGTTATTAATTTTGATGTGATCATAAGATTCACTGAAAGCGCTAAACGACGAAAAAGCGACGAGGGAGAGCAGCAGCAGAAGTTTGCGAGACATAGTTAATCAACCCGAGAGCTAAAAGCAGGCAGGTTAGCGGATGTAGAGGGCGCTATCAATGAGATATTGGGTATTTTTTAACGAGTAAGTCGACGCCGTAACGCCCGCCACTCGCGGCCTGACGAAGTCTTGCTAGCTGGTTTTGAAGCGCAACAGGGTCTTGCAGTGGCAGCAGCGATACTCGGCTTCCTTGCGCATGACTTTGTTATGACGACGGACGGTCAGTTGATGGTCGCGGCACTGGCAAAGATAGGGGTAAGTTTTGCTCTGCACCGAGGCGACCTTGAACTGGTGCGTGCGGCTGGCGGAAACGCCCAGAATCGACTCCATCATCCAGCGCCACTCTTTGCCGTGCGGGGCGACGGAAGGGCCGAAGTGTCGAAAGACCAGCAGATGCGCCAACTCGTGCGGGACCACTTCATCAATGAAAGGTTGCTGGTTTTCCAGTAACAGCACCGGATTCAACCTGATTAGCCAGTGTTGCAGATAAGCCGTGCCCGCGCTGGTGCCGCGCTGCTGATAATTTACCTCGGGCTCGGGATACGAGACCTTCAGCTTCTCGTTGGCGAGCGCGAGTTTTTCGCGCATGCAGCGCATGACCGCCTGTTGCAGGGCGATGGGAATTCGAGTGCTTTTCATGTTTCGCAGCATAAATCTGCAACAGGGGGTGACGCAAGTGAAAAGCCTGTGCTGCGGATGAGAAGCGGATAAAAAAAGGCGCTCAACGAGCGCCTTGGATGACCTGCGGAGAAGCGTGTTATTCGCCGATGTTTTTCAGTTTCTTGCCGCTCATCAGGTTACGTTCGATGTGCTCGAGAGACACGCCTTTGGTTTCCGGAATCAGCGCCAGAGTGATGAAGATAAACACCACGTTCAGTGCGCCGTAAACCCAGAAGGTATTGGCGTTGCCGAGGTTGTCCAGCATGGTCAGGAAGGTCGCCCCGACAATCATGTTGGCAATCCAGTTGGTTGCGGTAGAAACGGTGATACCGAAATCACGGCCTTTCAGCGGCTGAATTTCAGAACACAGTACCCAGATAAGCGGACCGGCGCTCATTGCGAAACCGATGATAAACATCAGCAGCATCGCGATGGCGAAGTATTTCGCGCCCATCGATTCGACACCGATATGCAGCATGGTGCCGAGAATACCCATACCGATAGCCATGACCAGGAAGCCCAGAATCAACGTCGGCTTGCGGCCCCAGCGGTCAACCAGACCGATGGCGATAAAGGTTGCCAGAACGTTGACCAGACCTACGATAACGGTGCCCCACATCTGTTCGGAGTTGCTGGCAAAACCGGCCAGCCCGAAGATTTTCGGCGCGTAGTACATGATGACGTTCATACCGGTAAACTGTTGCATGACTTGCAGCAGAATGCCGAGGTACACCGCACGACGGAAGTTCTTGTTGTTGGTGAAGAGCTTCCAGCCACCCTGTTTTACTTTCAGGCTTTCACGAATTTCGTTCAGTTCGTTCTTCGCCTGCTCACTGGTGTCACGCAGTTTTTCGAGCACGCGACGGGCTTTCTCGTCGTTGCCGCGCGCAGCCAGCCAGCGCGGGCTGTCCGGCAGGAAGAATACGCCGATAAGCAGCAGCAGGGCAGGGATGGTAATAACGCCCAGCATCCAGCGCCATGAACCGGTATAGCTGAAGCCGGTATCGGACAGATAAGCCGCCAGAATCCCGATGGTAATCATCAGCTGATACATGGAGATCATGCTGCCACGGATTTTTTCCGGAGCGATTTCAGACAGATAAAGCGGCGCAGTATAAGAGGCCACACCGACTGCCAGACCCAGCAACACACGGGCAATGATAAGCACTTCCGTGTTCGGAGCCAGCGCAGACGCCAGAGAACCTATCACGAACAGCACGGCGCCAATCATCAGGCTGTATTTACGGCCGATGCGGAAGTTCATCCAGCCACTGCCTACCGCACCGACGGCGGCACCAAACATCATCGAACTCACCACCCATTCCTGCTGGTGGTTGGTTATCTGAAAATCATGACTGATAAACGGTAATGCCCCTGCAATCACCCCAATGTCCAGGCCGAACAGCAGCCCGGCCAATGCGGCGAGAAAACAGACAAAAAAGGTTACACTCTTGTTCGAGCGCTTCTCTGCCTTATATGACGTTGAGATACTCATCCTGCCTCCGAAAAATGGCTATAATTCTTTGCTCGCTATGTTATTGGCCTAGCGGCCGCTAAAGAGTGCGCCAGATCACATAGTTGTAATCGCTTACACTTCTTGTTGCATAGGCAAACGTGTTGTGACGAGCTTTTGTAAGACTTTGTTAAGACGGACGCGTTAGCGATATAGACTTCTAGTCTATCCCCTGATTTAAATCAATCAATTGTTGCCAACCCGTAACTGTGCATTACTCTAACTTATTAATTAGTAAGAATATATATTCTGTAACCGTTTTCAAATCAAGACGATTCTTTAAAACGAGCATAAAGAGAATAGCCATAAAAAAACCCCGCCGGTAAGGGCAGGGTTTGTTTTAGGAATAAGTCGTTAAACTTTTGCTAACCGTTGTTCGGCTAAATTACAGGCCGGCGGCTTCGCGCAGCTGAGCTGCCTTGTCGGTTTTTTCCCAAGGGAAATGTTCGCGACCGAAGTGACCGTAGGCAGCCGTCTCTTTGTAGATTGGGTGCAGCAGGTCAAGCATCTGAATCAGGCCGTATGGACGCAGGTCGAAGAACTCGCGAACCAGCAGGGTCAGTTGCTCGGTAGACACTTTTTCGGTGCCGAAGGTTTCAACCATGATGGAGGTCGGTTCTGCTACGCCGATTGCGTAGGAAACCTGAATCTCGCAGCGGTCGGCAAGGCCGGCAGCAACGATGTTTTTTGCTACATAACGTGCCGCGTAGGCCGCCGAACCGGTCAACCTTGGAAGGATCCTTGCCCGAGAATGCACCGCCGCCGTGACGCGCCATGCCGCCGTAGGTATCCACGATGATTTTGCGACCGGTCAGACCACAGTCACCCATAGGTCCACCGATAACGAAACGGCCCGTCGGGTTGATGTGATATTTGGTGGAGGCATTCAGCCATTCGGTAGGCAGAACCGGCTTGATTATCTCTTCCATCACCGCTTCTTGCAGATCTTTCTGGCTTATCTCTTCCGAGTGCTGAGTTGACAGCACAACCGCGTCGATGCCGACGATTTTACCGTCGTCATACTGGAAAGTGATCTGGCTTTTTGCGTCCGGGCGCAGCCATGGCAGTGAACCTGACTTACGTACCGCAGCCTGTTGTTGAACCAGACGGTGTGCATAAGTCACCGGTGCCGGCATCAGCACGTCGGTTTCATTGGTTGCATAACCAAACATCAGACCCTGGTCACCGGCACCCTGTTCCAGCGGATCGCTGCGGTCAACACCCTGATTGATGTCGGGAGACTGCTTGCCAATGGCGCTCAGTACGGCACAGGAGTTGGCGTCGAAGCCCATTTCTGAGTTGACGTAGCCAATTTCGCGGATGGTGTTACGGGTAATCTCTTCGATATCAACCCATGCGCTGGTGGTCACTTCACCGCCAACCAGAACCATGCCGGTTTTGACGTAAGTTTCGCAGGCAACGCGTGCTTTAGGATCTTGTTCTAAAATCGCGTCGAGAACGGCATCAGAGATTTGGTCAGCGATTTTGTCTGGATGTCCTTCTGAAACAGATTCGGACGTAAAGAGGTGTTTAGCCATTATCTTCTTTACCTTTCATACGACGGTTATAAATTGCTGCCAAGCTAGGCAACATGAAAAAGGACAGATTTGAAGCCCATCCGTGAAGCCGTTTGACGGTTTACAAAATAGACGGATTAACATCTGGACGTCTATTTTAGGACAGCTTCGAAGGTGATTGCCAGCCCTTTTTTCCAGCACGCGTGTTCAATTAGTGCCTAACAGGCGTGACATTCACTAAGAGAAACGGTTTTCGGCTCACTTTCATTTTGCATTTGCCCAGTCTTACCGGTATAAACGCCTCCGCGCTGCACTAATTCTCCAGTTAGTGATTAATCAGCGTATTCCAGTAATTACTGTTCTCTTTATGCCCTATTTGGCCGGATGTCCGTTTGCAAGGCGTGGCACCTGTGGAGGTGGTTAAGTTAATGACCCGCTTTTTACCGCTTGTTACATTTCAACAGCATCCTCAGCAGTCGCCTGTCATCCCTGCGTACTGCCACGGTGAAAAAATTCAGCTATCCCCCAAGGTTTTTCCCGACTCATTCCACCGAGTCTGACAACGTGATTTACAATTATATGCGTGATCGACTTGTTCGAAGAGATGACGACCGGCTTTCGACCGCCGTTTATCGGCTTTGTCCGAGTTGTTCTCACCTGTTGTTACTGCGATAGTGGCTGGCCATGCTGTCAGTGTAGAAAAGGGTATTAACTATGTCTGATGACATGCATTCCCACCGTCCGTCTCATGCGGGCGACAGTGTTTCTTTGCGCTCCATGCAGGAGGTTGCCGTGAACGACCGTGATGCCAGCAAAATGCTGCGTACTTACAACGTTGCCCATTGGGGCAATAACTATTACGACGTCAATGAGCTTGGCCACATCAGTGTATGTCCCGATCCGGACGTCCCTTCGGCCCGCGTAGACTTGGCGCAACTGGTGAAAGACATGCGCGAGCAGGACGGTCAACGTCTGCCGGCGCTGTTCTGTTTCCCGCAAATTCTTCAGCACCGTTTACGCTCGATAAACGCGGCCTTTAAACGCGCGCGCGAATCCTTTGGCTACAACGGTGACTATTTCCTGGTTTATCCTATCAAGGTCAACCAGCATCGCCGTGTTATCGAATCGCTGGTGGAATCCGGTGAACCTTTGGGTCTGGAAGCCGGTTCGAAAGCCGAACTGATGGCGGTTCTGGCCCATGCAGGCATGACCCGATCGGTTATCGTCTGTAATGGCTACAAAGACCGCGAATATATTCGTCTGGCTCTGATCGGCGAGAAGCTGGGCCACAAGGTCTATCTGGTCATCGAAAAAATGACCGAAATCAAGCTGGTGCTGGAAGAGGCCGAGCGCCTTAATGTTATCCCGCGTCTGGGCGTGCGTGCGCGTCTGTCCTCGCAGGGTTCCGGCAAATGGCAGTCGAGCGGCGGCGAAAAATCCAAGTTCGGTCTGGCTGCCGCGCAGGTTCTGCAACTGGTTGAAATGCTGCGTGCGGCAGATCGTCTGGACAGCCTGCAACTGCTGCACTTCCACCTCGGCTCGCAGCTGGCCAATATCCGTGACATCTCGACCGGTGTGCGTGAATCTGCCCGTTTCTATGTTGAACTGCACAAGCTGGGCGTCAATATCCAGTGCTTCGACGTGGGCGGCGGTTTGGGCGTGGACTACGAGGGAACCCGCTCGCAGTCTGACTGTTCGGTCAACTATGGCCTGAACGAATACGCCAACAACGTTATCTGGGGCATCGGCGATGCCTGTAATGAACACGGTTTGCCGCACCCTACCGTCATCACCGAGTCTGGCCGCGCCGTCACCGCGCACCACACGGTGCTGGTGTCCAACGTGATAGGCGTCGAGCGTAACGAGTTTACGCCGCCGGTCGCACCTGCCGAGGATGCGCCGCGTGCGCTGTCGAGCATGTGGGACACCTGGAACGAAATGCACGACCCCGAAAACCGTCGCTCGCTTCGCGAATGGCTGCACGACTGCCAGATGGACCTGCACGACGTCCATTCCCAGTACGCGCACGGCATTCTGGATTTGACCCAGCGCGCCTGGGCGGAAGAGATCTACCTGAATATCTGCAACGTTATCCAGCAGCAGCTTGATCCCAGCAATCGCGCGCACCGCCCGATTATCGATGAACTGCAAGAGCGTATGGCCGACAAGCTGTACGTCAACTTCTCGCTGTTCCAGTCGATGCCGGATGCGTGGGGTATCGATCAGCTGTTCCCGGTATTGCCGCTGGAAGGGCTTGATAAACCGCCAATCGGCCGCGCGGTGCTGCTCGACATCACCTGCGACTCCGACGGGATTATCGATCACTACGTCGATGGCGACGGCGTGACGACCACCATGCCGATGCCGCCGTACGACCCCGAAAATCCTCCTGCGCTCGGCTTCTTTATGGTCGGTGCCTACCAGGAAATCCTCGGCAACATGCACAACCTGTTCGGCGACACTGCTGCGGTTGACGTGTTTGTGTTCCCCGACGGCAGCATTGAAGTCCAGCAGTCCGACGAAGGCGATACCGTGGCCGATATGCTGGAATACGTGCAGCTCGACCCGAATGTCCTGCTGACCCGCTTCCGCGATCAGGTTAAAGAAACCGATCTCGACGACGCGCTACAGGCGCAGTTTATCGAAGAGTTCGAAAGCGGACTGTACGGCTATACCTATTTGGAAGACGAATAAGTCTTTAAATAAGGCATGAACCATGGCCTCGCGGAGACAGACTCCGGCGAGGTTTTCATAAAAGGAAAAGTTATGAGCACTTTGGGGCACAAGTTTGACAACTCGCTGGTTTCCAACGCCTTTGGATTCCTGCGATTCCCGGTGAATTTCGAGCCGTACGACAGCGATGCCGAGTGGGTTATCACCGGCATTCCCTTCGACATGGCGACGTCCGGCCGTTCCGGTTCGCGTCTTGGCCCGGCGGCAATCCGTCAGGTATCGGTAAATCTGGCGTGGGAAGGCAAGCGCTGGCCGTGGGATTTCGATCTGCGTGAACGCCTGAAAGTTGTCGACTGCGGAGACGTAGTGTTTGATTTCGGTGATGCCCAGAGCCTGGTGGACAATCTTGAAGAGCACGCCGATCGCCTGCTGGCTTCCGGCAAGCGCATGCTGTCATTCGGCGGCGACCACTTTGTGACGCTGCCGCTGCTGCGCGCGCACCACAGAAAGTTCGGCAAAATGGCGCTGGTGCATTTCGATGCGCACACCGATACCTACTCCAACGGCAGCAAGTTCGACCACGGCACCATGTTCTATCATGCGCCGAAAGAAGGCCTGATCTCTGCCGAGAACTCCGTGCAGATCGGCATTCGTACCGAATTCGACAAAGATCTCGGCTTTACCGTGCTTGACGCGGCGCAGGTCAACGATCGCACCGTTGACGATATTCTGGCGCAGGTGAAACAGATTGTGGGCGATCTGCCTGTTTATCTGAGCTTTGATATCGACTGTCTGGACCCGGCGCACGCGCCCGGAACCGGTACGCCGGTGATTGGCGGCCTGACTTCCGATCGCGCCCTGAAACTGGTGCGCGGCCTGAAAAATCTGGATCTCGATATTGTCGGCATGGATATTGTCGAAGTTGCGCCATCCTATGACCAGTCTGAAATCACCGCGCTGGCCGCGGCGACACTGGCGCTGGAAATGCTGCACGTGCAGGCAGACAAGAAGGGCGCATAAGCCTGTTCCTGATTGCTGCTTCAAAACCCGGCGCTGCCGGGTTTTTTGTTTCCGTTGCAGGCAATGATAAATAGCAAAGTTTCGAAAAACGGCGGCGAAAACAGCAAGACAGTGGCAACCTCTTCTTATATCACTCTCATGCCGACAACATCTCCTTATAAGCTCTGTGCCATGATTGGTTTTTGCAGGCGGTGGCGATATAGTTGGAAAGACTGAAAACTCTATGCCCTCTGCGCCGCTTTCCGAAAGAGTGTCCCTTGCCGTAATAGAGATTGCCGTTTTAATCCGTAGTCTGAGAAAATGATTTTTTCGACTGCTTTTTTAATCCGACCTGGAGTAGAACATGTCCTCTCGTAAAGAGCTTGCGAACGCTATCCGCGCACTCAGCATGGACGCCGTGCAGAAAGCGAATTCCGGCCACCCCGGCGCCCCGATGGGGATGGCCGACATCGCCGAAGTCCTGTGGCGCGACTACATGAACCACAACCCGACCAACCCGCACTGGGCCGACCGCGACCGCTTCGTCCTCTCCAACGGTCACGGCTCCATGCTGATTTACAGCCTGCTGCACCTCACCGGCTACGACCTGCCGATTGGCGAACTGGCCAACTTCCGCCAGCTGCACTCCAAAACCCCGGGCCACCCGGAATACGGCTACACGCCGGGCGTCGAGACCACCACCGGCCCGCTGGGCCAGGGTATCGCCAACGCCGTGGGCTTCGCCATCGCCGAGCGCACGCTGGCCGCGCAGTTCAACCGCGAAGGCCATGACATCGTCAACCACCACACCTACGCCTTCATGGGCGACGGCTGCATGATGGAGGGTATCTCCCACGAGGTCT
It encodes:
- the speB gene encoding agmatinase, which gives rise to MSTLGHKFDNSLVSNAFGFLRFPVNFEPYDSDAEWVITGIPFDMATSGRSGSRLGPAAIRQVSVNLAWEGKRWPWDFDLRERLKVVDCGDVVFDFGDAQSLVDNLEEHADRLLASGKRMLSFGGDHFVTLPLLRAHHRKFGKMALVHFDAHTDTYSNGSKFDHGTMFYHAPKEGLISAENSVQIGIRTEFDKDLGFTVLDAAQVNDRTVDDILAQVKQIVGDLPVYLSFDIDCLDPAHAPGTGTPVIGGLTSDRALKLVRGLKNLDLDIVGMDIVEVAPSYDQSEITALAAATLALEMLHVQADKKGA
- a CDS encoding sugar porter family MFS transporter; this translates as MSISTSYKAEKRSNKSVTFFVCFLAALAGLLFGLDIGVIAGALPFISHDFQITNHQQEWVVSSMMFGAAVGAVGSGWMNFRIGRKYSLMIGAVLFVIGSLASALAPNTEVLIIARVLLGLAVGVASYTAPLYLSEIAPEKIRGSMISMYQLMITIGILAAYLSDTGFSYTGSWRWMLGVITIPALLLLIGVFFLPDSPRWLAARGNDEKARRVLEKLRDTSEQAKNELNEIRESLKVKQGGWKLFTNNKNFRRAVYLGILLQVMQQFTGMNVIMYYAPKIFGLAGFASNSEQMWGTVIVGLVNVLATFIAIGLVDRWGRKPTLILGFLVMAIGMGILGTMLHIGVESMGAKYFAIAMLLMFIIGFAMSAGPLIWVLCSEIQPLKGRDFGITVSTATNWIANMIVGATFLTMLDNLGNANTFWVYGALNVVFIFITLALIPETKGVSLEHIERNLMSGKKLKNIGE
- a CDS encoding SprT family zinc-dependent metalloprotease, which gives rise to MKSTRIPIALQQAVMRCMREKLALANEKLKVSYPEPEVNYQQRGTSAGTAYLQHWLIRLNPVLLLENQQPFIDEVVPHELAHLLVFRHFGPSVAPHGKEWRWMMESILGVSASRTHQFKVASVQSKTYPYLCQCRDHQLTVRRHNKVMRKEAEYRCCHCKTLLRFKTS
- the speA gene encoding biosynthetic arginine decarboxylase, which produces MSDDMHSHRPSHAGDSVSLRSMQEVAVNDRDASKMLRTYNVAHWGNNYYDVNELGHISVCPDPDVPSARVDLAQLVKDMREQDGQRLPALFCFPQILQHRLRSINAAFKRARESFGYNGDYFLVYPIKVNQHRRVIESLVESGEPLGLEAGSKAELMAVLAHAGMTRSVIVCNGYKDREYIRLALIGEKLGHKVYLVIEKMTEIKLVLEEAERLNVIPRLGVRARLSSQGSGKWQSSGGEKSKFGLAAAQVLQLVEMLRAADRLDSLQLLHFHLGSQLANIRDISTGVRESARFYVELHKLGVNIQCFDVGGGLGVDYEGTRSQSDCSVNYGLNEYANNVIWGIGDACNEHGLPHPTVITESGRAVTAHHTVLVSNVIGVERNEFTPPVAPAEDAPRALSSMWDTWNEMHDPENRRSLREWLHDCQMDLHDVHSQYAHGILDLTQRAWAEEIYLNICNVIQQQLDPSNRAHRPIIDELQERMADKLYVNFSLFQSMPDAWGIDQLFPVLPLEGLDKPPIGRAVLLDITCDSDGIIDHYVDGDGVTTTMPMPPYDPENPPALGFFMVGAYQEILGNMHNLFGDTAAVDVFVFPDGSIEVQQSDEGDTVADMLEYVQLDPNVLLTRFRDQVKETDLDDALQAQFIEEFESGLYGYTYLEDE